From Staphylococcus sp. IVB6214:
CTTACCCTTCCTAACTTAATCGAATGATGTAAGATTTGATGTTGTGTTGCTTCTCCGACATCAAATAGCCAAATATCAGTTGCGTAGGGTTCTAGTTTTAGTGCGATAGATTGCGTATGTCTCTCTTTAGTTGGTAACCCTGCGCTTGTTCCGAAAAAAATGATTTCCATCGTTACGCCTCCTTAGCGTTTATCCTACCATAGATTATAGTTGAACCGTGCTTAAAAATATAGCATGATATAATAAAGCAGAATATATGACCGATGCGGTACTCATGTTTTATAATGAGAACGTATTACACTACGAAGAATTGAGGTTTTGAATCTTGAATAAGACACATAATCATATTCCTGCGCTTATTACAATCTTTGGCGCTACTGGTGATTTAAGCCACCGTAAGTTATTTCCATCGTTATTTCATTTATTTCAACAAGATAATCTAGACGATAGAATTGCGATTGTCGGAATTGGTCGCCGTGATTTAACAGTTGATGATTTTAGAGCACAAGTCAAAGCATCAATTCAAGCACATGTTCATGACACGAAGCATTTAGACCAATTTATGCAGCATGTTTTTTATCAACAATTAGATGTTAATAACGAAAAAAGTTATGAAGAATTGTTAGCTTTGAGTAATGACTTGGATCGACAATTTTCACTCGAAGGCAATCGATTGTTTTATTTAGCAATGGCACCACAATTTTTTGGTATTGTCACAGATTATTTAAAATCATCTGGTTTAACGAAAACATCTGGTTTCAAACGTCTTGTAATTGAAAAACCATTTGGTACAGATTTAAAATCTGCAGAAGCACTCAATAAACAGATTAGACGTTCATTTAAAGAAAAAGAGATTTTCCGTATCGATCATTATCTCGGAAAAGATATGGTTCAAAATATTGAAGTTTTACGATTCAGCAATGCAATGTTTGAGCCGTTATGGAATAATAAATATATCTCTAATATTCAAGTAACCTCATCAGAAGTTTTAGGTGTTGAAGATCGTGGCGGTTACTATGAATCAAGTGGTGCGTTGAAAGATATGGTTCAAAACCACATGTTACAAATGGTTGCCTTATTAGCAATGGAACCCCCTATCAGTTTGCATAGTGATGACATTCGTTCTGAAAAAGTTAAAGTGTTGAAGTCATTGAATATTCTCGAGCCTGAAGAAGTACGTCATAACTTTGTTCGTGGTCAATACGCCGCGGGTGAGATTGATGGTGAATCAGTTGTGGCTTATAGAGATGAAGATAAGGTGGCTGAAGACTCTGTAACACCTACCTTTGTAGCAGGTAAAGTCATGATTAATAATTTCAGATGGGCAGGTGTCCCTTTTTATATTCGTACGGGTAAACGAATGAAGCGAAAATGTATTCAAGTTGTTGTTGAATTCAAAGAAGTCCCAATGAACTTATACTATGATAAAGATCAGCATTTAGATTCTAATCTTCTAGTTATCAACATTCAACCGAACGAAGGCGTGTCTATTCATTTAAATGGTAAAAAATATGTGCAAGGTATCGAAACAGAACCTGTTCAACTCTCATATTCAATGAGTGCACAAGACAAAATGAATACGGTAGATGCTTATGAGAACTTGTTGTATGATTGCTTAAAAGGTGATGCAACAAACTTTACACACTGGGAAGAATTAAAGTCAACATGGAAATTTGTTGATGCAATCCAAGAGGCATGGAACAAATTTGAACCAGAGTTTCCAAACTATACATCTGGTACAAACGGTCCATTAGACAGTCATTTACTTTTGAGTCGAGATGGCTTTAAATGGTGGGAAGATATTCAATAATTGCATGGCTTTTCTATGTACAATTTATAAAATAGGCTAAGTTACATAATTATCCGTGTAACTTAGTCTTTTTTCATTTATAATAACTTATATAGGACTGAGACATCCATGAATGGCACAGACCTTTGAATGAAGCACAAACTTTTCAAACATGAAACAGTGGATTAATAAGATATTTTTCAACACCGCTATATCCTTCTCTTCATATGACTACGTAAATGCTTATCAAATTATTTTCATTGCCATTGATGCACATAATTTTTAATATAATGATATACGAACAATGTAAAATTTTTTATTTAAGGAGTGACCATTTTGGACGTTATCAAACATGTACAACAAGCCATTGTATATATTGAAGATCACCTATTAGAATCATTTGATTTTCAAACATTAAGTGATTACGTTGGGATTT
This genomic window contains:
- the zwf gene encoding glucose-6-phosphate dehydrogenase — its product is MNKTHNHIPALITIFGATGDLSHRKLFPSLFHLFQQDNLDDRIAIVGIGRRDLTVDDFRAQVKASIQAHVHDTKHLDQFMQHVFYQQLDVNNEKSYEELLALSNDLDRQFSLEGNRLFYLAMAPQFFGIVTDYLKSSGLTKTSGFKRLVIEKPFGTDLKSAEALNKQIRRSFKEKEIFRIDHYLGKDMVQNIEVLRFSNAMFEPLWNNKYISNIQVTSSEVLGVEDRGGYYESSGALKDMVQNHMLQMVALLAMEPPISLHSDDIRSEKVKVLKSLNILEPEEVRHNFVRGQYAAGEIDGESVVAYRDEDKVAEDSVTPTFVAGKVMINNFRWAGVPFYIRTGKRMKRKCIQVVVEFKEVPMNLYYDKDQHLDSNLLVINIQPNEGVSIHLNGKKYVQGIETEPVQLSYSMSAQDKMNTVDAYENLLYDCLKGDATNFTHWEELKSTWKFVDAIQEAWNKFEPEFPNYTSGTNGPLDSHLLLSRDGFKWWEDIQ